One genomic segment of Acinetobacter oleivorans DR1 includes these proteins:
- the guaD gene encoding guanine deaminase, whose protein sequence is MSLIANTTVVRGRFLDIQQTVSEPTDIPNQVRYLEDGVLISEHGKIKWFGAWEEAQAHLPTGVEVQHYPEQLIVPGFIDTHIHFPQTEMVGAYGEQLLSWLNTYTFPTEIQFQDKAYANEIAQFFVQELLKHGTTTALVFCTVHPESVDALFEAAEHVQMRLIAGKVLMDRNAPEALCDTPETAYSDTKALIEKWHGKGRALYAITPRFAPTSTPEQLERAGQLKQEFPDVYVHTHLSENKDEIAWVKSLFPEQAGYLDVYQHYGLTGKRSVFAHCVHLEDEEWQCMHDTQSAIAFCPTSNLFLGSGLFPLKKTWEKQVKVGLGTDIGAGTSFSLLQTVNEAYKVQQLQGDKLSAYEALYHATLGGAKALDLQDKLGNFNVGKEADFVVLNLKPTALQQLRQSKSKSVEDSLFALFTLGDDRNIEATYIYGNRAYQKETA, encoded by the coding sequence ATGTCATTGATCGCAAATACCACCGTTGTGCGTGGTCGTTTTTTAGATATCCAGCAAACCGTCTCTGAGCCAACTGATATTCCAAATCAAGTGCGTTATTTAGAAGATGGTGTATTGATTAGTGAACATGGAAAAATCAAATGGTTTGGTGCATGGGAAGAAGCTCAAGCACATCTTCCTACTGGAGTTGAGGTTCAACATTATCCAGAACAATTGATTGTACCTGGCTTTATTGATACCCATATTCATTTTCCGCAAACTGAAATGGTGGGAGCTTACGGCGAACAACTTTTAAGCTGGCTCAATACCTATACTTTTCCCACTGAAATCCAGTTTCAAGACAAAGCATATGCAAATGAAATTGCCCAGTTCTTTGTTCAGGAACTCTTAAAGCACGGTACAACGACGGCCCTCGTTTTCTGTACGGTTCATCCTGAGTCTGTTGATGCCTTATTTGAAGCCGCAGAACACGTTCAGATGCGTTTAATCGCTGGTAAGGTACTCATGGACCGCAATGCCCCTGAAGCGCTTTGTGACACACCTGAAACGGCTTACAGTGACACCAAGGCACTCATTGAAAAATGGCATGGCAAGGGTCGTGCTCTGTATGCGATTACACCACGTTTCGCACCAACGTCTACACCTGAACAATTAGAAAGAGCAGGGCAGTTAAAACAAGAGTTTCCAGATGTGTATGTACATACCCATTTAAGCGAAAACAAAGATGAAATTGCTTGGGTGAAATCTTTATTTCCAGAACAAGCGGGCTATTTAGATGTTTATCAACATTATGGCCTAACTGGTAAACGTTCTGTTTTTGCTCATTGTGTTCACTTAGAAGATGAAGAATGGCAATGTATGCATGATACGCAGTCGGCTATCGCATTTTGCCCAACTTCAAACCTGTTCTTAGGTAGTGGTTTATTCCCATTGAAAAAAACTTGGGAAAAACAAGTGAAAGTAGGTTTGGGGACAGATATCGGTGCTGGTACATCATTTAGTTTGCTGCAAACTGTTAACGAGGCTTATAAGGTCCAACAGTTACAGGGTGATAAGCTTTCAGCTTATGAAGCACTTTATCATGCGACGTTAGGCGGAGCAAAAGCGCTTGATTTGCAGGACAAGTTAGGCAACTTCAATGTCGGTAAAGAAGCAGACTTTGTGGTACTCAACCTTAAGCCAACTGCACTACAGCAACTTCGTCAGTCTAAATCCAAATCTGTTGAAGATTCGTTGTTTGCATTATTCACTTTAGGTGATGACCGTAATATTGAGGCGACTTATATTTATGGAAACCGTGCTTATCAAAAAGAAACAGCCTAA
- a CDS encoding GlsB/YeaQ/YmgE family stress response membrane protein: MWSLIVAIVVGFFAGLIARALHPGDDKAGFIVTTLIGIAGSLLATYGGRLLGLYGENSAAGFIASVIGAVIILFIYNLIARKS, translated from the coding sequence ATGTGGTCACTCATTGTCGCTATTGTAGTTGGTTTCTTTGCTGGCTTAATCGCTCGTGCCTTACATCCAGGGGATGATAAAGCAGGTTTCATTGTAACTACCCTAATTGGTATTGCAGGTTCGCTTCTAGCCACTTATGGTGGACGTTTACTTGGCCTTTATGGAGAAAATTCAGCTGCGGGCTTTATCGCATCTGTAATTGGTGCAGTCATTATTCTCTTTATTTACAATTTAATTGCACGAAAAAGTTAA
- a CDS encoding aromatic ring-hydroxylating oxygenase subunit alpha — translation MNAIPTLTPLAIPCNSSFEAKDWEILSTHWYPVARTQDVSTAPQKVTLLDVNMALYKTESGEIHLVRDICPHRGVPLTKGWVDGEEIVCPYHGLRYNTEGKCTQIPAQPELTKISDRFSLTKFPVVERYGLIWTSIHSRDVTRANIPVLDTWEHAEHQSILPPFVDIGGSSGRQLEGFIDVAHFAWVHHNAFASRDNPIVPKYHTERTKYGLKTVYISNVSNYPHELKHLEPEGFLWKRTFDVYPPFSAVLTVNFPEDGVLKILNACCPISSNKTRLFVPLTRNFDQTGDLEKVYAFNAQIFAEDQDMVESQKPEDLPLDLMMEAHFEADRSSTTYRRILAEWGLSKRYTV, via the coding sequence ATGAATGCGATTCCAACTTTAACGCCGCTAGCAATACCATGTAACAGCAGTTTTGAAGCAAAAGATTGGGAAATTTTATCTACTCACTGGTATCCCGTCGCACGCACTCAAGATGTATCTACTGCACCACAAAAAGTGACGTTATTAGATGTGAATATGGCCCTATATAAGACAGAAAGTGGCGAAATTCACTTAGTTCGAGACATTTGCCCACATCGTGGGGTTCCTTTAACCAAAGGTTGGGTGGATGGTGAGGAAATTGTGTGTCCCTATCATGGTCTACGCTATAACACTGAAGGGAAGTGCACCCAAATACCAGCTCAACCTGAGTTAACCAAAATTTCTGATCGTTTTTCTCTTACCAAATTTCCAGTTGTTGAACGATATGGCTTGATTTGGACCAGTATTCACAGTCGGGATGTTACTCGAGCTAATATTCCAGTATTAGATACTTGGGAGCATGCAGAACATCAATCAATTTTACCGCCTTTTGTCGATATTGGCGGTTCTAGCGGACGTCAACTTGAAGGGTTTATCGATGTCGCACATTTTGCCTGGGTACATCACAATGCCTTTGCCAGTCGCGATAATCCCATTGTCCCTAAATACCATACTGAACGTACCAAATATGGCCTCAAAACAGTCTATATCAGCAATGTCAGTAACTATCCACACGAACTAAAACATCTCGAACCAGAAGGCTTTTTGTGGAAGCGCACCTTTGATGTTTATCCACCTTTTTCAGCTGTGCTTACGGTAAATTTCCCAGAAGATGGGGTCTTAAAAATCTTAAATGCCTGCTGTCCTATCTCAAGCAATAAAACCCGTTTATTTGTTCCACTCACCCGTAACTTTGACCAAACAGGAGATTTAGAAAAAGTATATGCATTCAATGCGCAAATTTTTGCTGAAGACCAAGATATGGTCGAATCACAAAAACCAGAAGACCTTCCGCTTGATTTAATGATGGAAGCACATTTTGAAGCAGACCGTTCATCAACGACTTATCGACGGATTTTGGCTGAATGGGGACTAAGTAAACGTTATACCGTTTAA
- a CDS encoding low temperature requirement protein A, with product MRVLGVNIKVLTCWHFIRERYFMTTQAKQKKLSLRPLSPRDPKQPHRAATPLELLFDLIFVVAIATAGQQLHHAIIENHLWHALPSYLMVFFALWWAWMNFSWFASAYDNDDALYRCLTFVQIVGSLVMAAGIPDVFRSQDFDIIIIGYVIMRMALVTQWLRAAKHDPERRITAYRYAVGIVLVQVGWLVANFAHILSVPLFLFLVAMELFIPIYAEKYSPTPWHPHHIVERYALLTIIVLGESIVGSFNAIRDALAAQSINIPAVFLMIGGLMLMFAMWWAYFDRSEQHHHVKGVRPFVWGYGHYFVFVSIAAVGAALAAAVDVTTHHAHISDLYMGIVVAVSVVLYTTCIWILYEFQCLSGITKWFYPITALIILCIPFICNNVGYSVFAMGIVYSLRLIVSNKFMANIEPEKV from the coding sequence ATGCGTGTTCTGGGCGTTAATATTAAAGTGTTAACGTGTTGGCACTTTATTCGAGAACGTTATTTTATGACTACTCAAGCAAAACAGAAAAAATTAAGTTTGAGGCCCCTATCTCCAAGAGATCCAAAACAGCCGCATAGAGCAGCAACTCCCCTCGAATTATTGTTCGATTTAATTTTTGTGGTCGCGATTGCAACAGCGGGTCAGCAGTTACATCACGCGATTATTGAAAATCACCTCTGGCATGCATTACCAAGCTACCTGATGGTATTTTTTGCGCTGTGGTGGGCATGGATGAATTTTTCGTGGTTTGCTTCAGCTTACGATAACGATGATGCATTGTATCGATGCCTTACCTTTGTACAGATTGTGGGGTCATTGGTGATGGCCGCCGGTATTCCTGATGTATTTCGTAGTCAGGATTTTGACATCATCATTATTGGTTATGTGATTATGCGCATGGCACTGGTTACCCAGTGGTTACGTGCAGCAAAACATGATCCAGAGCGGCGAATTACCGCTTACCGCTATGCGGTAGGTATTGTCTTGGTACAGGTGGGTTGGCTCGTTGCTAATTTTGCGCACATACTTTCAGTTCCTTTATTTTTATTTCTGGTTGCGATGGAGTTATTTATTCCTATCTATGCAGAAAAATATTCACCAACGCCATGGCATCCTCACCACATTGTAGAACGCTATGCCCTCCTCACCATTATTGTTTTGGGCGAATCAATCGTAGGTAGTTTTAATGCCATACGTGATGCGCTTGCGGCTCAATCTATCAATATTCCTGCCGTTTTCTTAATGATTGGTGGATTGATGTTGATGTTCGCAATGTGGTGGGCTTATTTTGACCGTAGTGAACAACATCATCATGTTAAAGGTGTACGCCCATTTGTTTGGGGATACGGCCATTATTTTGTTTTTGTCAGTATTGCTGCGGTGGGTGCAGCGCTTGCCGCCGCTGTGGATGTCACAACCCATCACGCGCATATTTCTGATTTATATATGGGAATAGTCGTTGCGGTGAGTGTGGTGCTCTATACCACCTGTATTTGGATACTTTACGAGTTCCAATGTTTATCTGGAATCACGAAATGGTTTTATCCGATCACCGCGCTCATTATTTTATGTATTCCGTTTATTTGTAATAACGTGGGATATAGCGTTTTTGCGATGGGCATTGTATATAGTTTACGTTTAATCGTTTCTAATAAATTTATGGCCAATATAGAGCCAGAAAAAGTTTAA
- a CDS encoding TerC family protein yields the protein METIGNLWLYIAFFGIVIVMLLVDFLGFKQKQGQDVSIKQAAYWSVAWVSVAVLFGGGLWLYLQQTAGVTLANQKTMEYFAGYLLEKSLAIDNVFVWLMIFAAFAIPAALQRKILLYGVLGAIVLRTLFIFIGAWFVQEFSWVLYIFGAFLVYTGFKFLKGQEEETNIEDIKALKWLRKHMRITPQLEGDKFFVRQNGLLWATPLFLVLILVEASDVIFAVDSIPAIFAVTSDPFIVLTANLMAILGLRAMFFLLAGAASKLHYLPYGLGIILLFIGAKMLLLDVFHMPIWISLSFIVIVLAITAYLSLRHNKKQLQS from the coding sequence ATGGAAACAATCGGCAATCTATGGCTGTACATAGCATTCTTTGGCATTGTCATTGTCATGCTTTTAGTGGACTTTTTAGGCTTTAAGCAAAAGCAAGGTCAGGATGTCTCAATTAAGCAAGCTGCTTACTGGAGCGTGGCGTGGGTAAGTGTCGCGGTCTTATTTGGTGGTGGTTTATGGCTATATCTACAGCAAACTGCTGGTGTGACCTTAGCAAATCAAAAAACCATGGAATACTTCGCAGGTTACTTACTTGAAAAGTCCCTCGCAATTGACAACGTTTTCGTCTGGTTAATGATTTTTGCGGCATTTGCTATTCCAGCTGCCCTACAACGTAAAATTTTGCTCTACGGCGTATTAGGTGCAATCGTACTGCGTACTCTGTTTATCTTTATTGGCGCATGGTTTGTTCAAGAGTTTTCATGGGTGCTTTATATCTTTGGTGCGTTCTTGGTATATACAGGCTTCAAATTCTTAAAGGGCCAAGAAGAAGAAACCAATATTGAAGATATTAAGGCTCTAAAATGGTTACGTAAGCATATGCGTATTACGCCACAACTGGAAGGTGACAAATTCTTTGTACGTCAAAATGGTTTATTGTGGGCAACGCCGTTATTTTTAGTATTGATTTTGGTTGAAGCTTCAGACGTGATTTTCGCAGTAGACTCTATTCCTGCTATTTTCGCGGTAACCAGTGATCCATTTATTGTTTTAACAGCGAACTTAATGGCAATTTTAGGCTTACGCGCAATGTTCTTCTTGCTTGCTGGCGCTGCTTCTAAACTGCATTACTTACCGTATGGCTTAGGCATCATTTTATTGTTCATTGGTGCAAAAATGTTGTTGCTTGATGTATTCCACATGCCAATCTGGATTTCGTTAAGCTTTATCGTAATAGTGTTAGCAATTACCGCTTATCTCTCTTTACGACACAACAAAAAGCAATTGCAGTCTTAA
- the hpt gene encoding hypoxanthine phosphoribosyltransferase, whose product MTVAMSIMISTEEIQAKVKELGEQINAHYANSDKELVLIGLLRGSVIFMADLCRTITKPHELDFMTVSSYGGGTTSSRDVKILKDLDGEIRGKDVLVVEDIIDSGNTLSKVMEMLQTREPNSIQLCTLVSKPSRREIDLEVKFLGFEVEDKFIVGYGLDYDQKYRHLPFIGEIGL is encoded by the coding sequence ATGACTGTTGCAATGAGCATCATGATTTCAACCGAAGAAATTCAAGCAAAAGTCAAAGAGCTCGGCGAGCAAATTAACGCTCACTATGCAAATAGCGACAAAGAGTTAGTCCTGATTGGGCTACTGCGTGGTTCTGTTATTTTCATGGCAGACTTGTGCCGAACGATTACCAAACCGCATGAACTCGACTTTATGACAGTGTCTAGCTACGGCGGCGGTACGACTTCAAGTCGAGATGTTAAAATCTTAAAAGATCTTGATGGTGAAATTCGCGGTAAAGATGTACTGGTCGTTGAAGATATTATCGACTCAGGTAATACCTTAAGCAAAGTTATGGAAATGCTGCAAACTCGCGAACCAAATTCGATTCAATTGTGTACGTTAGTGAGTAAACCATCTCGCCGTGAAATTGATCTCGAAGTGAAATTCTTAGGTTTTGAAGTTGAAGACAAGTTTATTGTGGGTTATGGATTAGACTACGATCAAAAATATCGCCACTTACCATTTATTGGCGAAATTGGTTTATAA
- a CDS encoding DsbC family protein, with protein sequence MLKKLGILALFSLTASMSFANVDTVRENIKKQYPNLKISNIQKTEMSGLYSANLDQQIIYVGEDGQHMLVGSMIRLKDQKNLTKDLVLGQNSIDWKQLPLKDAIKTVKGNGQHVLAVFSDPNCPYCKQLEPELDKLKDVTIYTFIYPLKPQSIVVSRQVWCAPNQSYSWKKLIQQGVKPTVASCANPIDRNLELGKKLGFNGTPTLIFANGFKLVGARSAEEIQAVWKELGL encoded by the coding sequence ATGCTTAAAAAATTAGGAATATTGGCGTTATTTAGCTTAACTGCAAGTATGAGTTTCGCTAATGTGGATACTGTTAGGGAAAATATTAAGAAACAATATCCTAATTTGAAAATTAGCAATATTCAGAAAACCGAAATGTCAGGGCTATATAGCGCTAATCTCGATCAGCAAATCATTTATGTTGGCGAAGATGGGCAGCATATGCTTGTTGGTTCTATGATTCGATTAAAAGATCAGAAGAATTTGACCAAAGATCTGGTGTTAGGACAGAACTCAATTGATTGGAAACAATTACCTTTAAAAGATGCAATTAAAACGGTTAAAGGTAATGGACAGCATGTTCTAGCCGTATTTTCTGATCCAAACTGCCCTTATTGCAAACAACTTGAACCTGAACTCGATAAGCTGAAAGATGTGACCATTTACACGTTCATCTATCCTTTAAAACCTCAGTCTATTGTTGTTTCTAGACAGGTTTGGTGTGCACCAAATCAATCCTATTCATGGAAAAAACTGATTCAGCAAGGTGTTAAACCAACAGTTGCAAGCTGTGCTAATCCAATTGACCGTAATTTAGAGCTTGGAAAGAAACTAGGTTTTAATGGTACCCCTACCTTAATTTTTGCAAATGGATTTAAACTGGTAGGCGCTCGATCTGCCGAAGAAATTCAGGCAGTGTGGAAAGAATTAGGTCTATAA
- a CDS encoding phosphatase PAP2 family protein gives MSLETLNLSLFHVINGAQDASQFIIRLAIFFANDLLYILLFILTFLWFYGDQDLKNRVIKSVFLTCISLLVGYVISLFYHHSRPFVMGVGTTFIEHAPTASFPSNHMLIFSTIALSYLFAQRKMIGIILLFLSFVVAWSRIYLGVHFPLDMLGAFIVALLVNTAGYYFWNAYGTSLTAFFIHLYQIICKPLLDRGLIK, from the coding sequence ATGTCTTTAGAAACACTCAACCTTAGCTTATTCCATGTGATTAATGGGGCTCAGGATGCGAGTCAATTTATCATTCGTCTTGCTATCTTTTTTGCTAATGATCTCCTCTATATTCTTTTATTCATCCTTACATTTTTATGGTTCTATGGTGATCAAGATTTAAAAAATAGAGTCATTAAGTCTGTCTTTTTAACCTGTATATCCCTTTTAGTAGGTTACGTTATTTCTCTGTTTTACCATCACTCCAGACCATTTGTCATGGGTGTTGGCACCACGTTTATTGAGCATGCGCCAACAGCATCTTTTCCAAGTAATCATATGCTGATTTTCAGTACCATTGCTCTGTCTTATTTGTTTGCTCAGCGCAAAATGATTGGAATCATTCTTTTATTCTTATCATTTGTGGTGGCATGGTCACGTATTTATTTAGGTGTGCATTTCCCTTTAGACATGTTGGGGGCTTTTATTGTTGCGCTTCTGGTCAATACAGCAGGTTATTACTTCTGGAATGCTTACGGTACAAGTTTGACCGCATTCTTTATTCACCTTTACCAGATTATATGCAAACCGCTTTTAGACCGCGGTTTGATTAAATAA